A genomic region of Oryza glaberrima chromosome 1, OglaRS2, whole genome shotgun sequence contains the following coding sequences:
- the LOC127773141 gene encoding uncharacterized protein LOC127773141 — MAAPATGGGISADVPILHSENLTSNVKSIYYSRTFLSIISGVVAGIWGFTGLMGFVFYLLVMMVASLGLLVKAKFSIHTYFDSWNRILIEGVFGGLMSFVLFWTFAYDIVHIF; from the exons atggcggcgccggcgaccggcggcgggatCTCCGCCGACGTCCCCATCCTCCACTCGGAGAACCTCACCAGCAACGTCAAATCCATCTACTACAG TCGGACATTCTTGTCAATTATCAGTGGAGTTGTTGCCGGAATCTGGGGATTCACAGGCTTGATGGGATTCGTGTTCTACCTTCTTGTAATGATGGTGGCATCCCTCGGGCTTTTGGTGAAGGCCAAATTTTCAATTCATACATACTTCGACAGCTGGAACAGGATTTTGATTGAAGGAGTTTTTGGTGGCCTTATG TCTTTTGTGCTGTTTTGGAC ATTTGCGTATGATATTGTGCACATCTTCTGA
- the LOC127773131 gene encoding uncharacterized protein LOC127773131 yields MVREEKLDFVLVPLGLAVLAVYHLWLLYAVLRHPTRTVVGLNAIARKRWVTVMMANTEKNGVLAVQTLRNNIMASTVLATTAITLVSVISVFLGATAGRSPASPSSSSSGAPLLVYGSKTGEVFAVKYLAISLCFMLAFVCNVQAIRLYAHASFLLGLPPVAGAGAGEGEGEAAAAAAVAREEFAAYVARTVNRGSHSWSLGLRAFYASLALFMWTFGPIPMLACSVLMCGLLYFLDTTRERAAAAVAGIHHGHKDSTV; encoded by the exons ATGGTCCGGGAAGAGAAGCTTGACTTTGTGCTGGTGCCGCTGGGCCTGGCCGTGCTGGCCGTCTACCACCTGTGGCTCCTCTACGCCGTCCTCCGCCACCCCACCCGCACCGTCGTCGGCCTCAACGCCATCGCCCGCAAGCGCTGGGTCACCGTCATGATGGCC AACACGGAGAAGAACGGCGTGCTGGCCGTGCAGACGCTGCGGAACAACATCATGGCGTCGACGGTGCTTGCCACGACGGCCATCACGCTCGTCTCCGTCATCAGCGTCTTCCTCGGCGCCACGGCGGGAAGGTCCCCGGCGtccccctcgtcgtcgtcgtcgggggcgCCGCTGCTGGTGTACGGGAGCAAGACCGGGGAGGTGTTCGCGGTCAAGTACCTGGCCATCTCGCTCTGCTTCATGCTCGCCTTCGTCTGCAACGTGCAGGCCATCCGCCTGTACGCGCACGCCAGCTTCCTCCTCGGcctgccgcccgtcgccggcgccggcgctggcgagggggagggggaggcggcggcggcggcggcggtggcgcgggaggAGTTCGCGGCGTACGTGGCGCGGACGGTGAACAGGGGGAGCCACTCCTGGTCGCTGGGACTCCGCGCCTTCTACGCGTCGCTGGCGCTCTTCATGTGGACCTTCGGGCCCATCCCGATGCTGGCGTGCAGCGTGCTCATGTGCGGACTGCTCTACTTCCTCGACACCACCagggagcgcgccgccgccgccgtggccgggaTCCACCACGGTCACAAGGATAGCACCGTGTAG
- the LOC127773095 gene encoding CDP-diacylglycerol--serine O-phosphatidyltransferase 3-like isoform X1, with protein MEYGSSNDQRMQDMEIWPSDGGGVEEYDPWTAWLYKPHTVSVLLAGACLLIWASGVLHPEITSSHDKVPIKRGVWAMIAVFLAYCTLQAPSTILIRPHPAVWRLVHGMAVVYLVALTFLLFQKRDDARQFMKHLHPGLGVELPERSYGSDCRMYVPENPTNRFINIQETLFDEFVIAHVLGWWGKAVMIRNQLLLWVLSVGFELMELTFRHMLPNFNECWWDSIILDIMICNWFGIWAGMHTVRYFDGKTYEWVGLSRQPSIMGKVKRSLCQFTPAKWDKDQWHPFMEPRRFIQVFCLCVGFMTVELNTFFLKFCLWIPPRNPLVVYRLILWWLIAIPAIREYNTYLQDRKPVKKVGAFCWLSLAICMVELLICMKFGHGLFQDPMPTWLITLWICVGISLALFLLEWSRRDHLRSIKQL; from the exons ATGGAATATGGATCTAGTAACGATCAGAGGATGCAGGACATGGAAATATGGCcgtcggacggcggcggcgtggaggaatACGACCCGTGGACGGCTTGGCTTTACAAGCCACACACGGTCTCGGTTCTCCTTGCCGGCGCATGCCTCCTGAT CTGGGCAAGTGGGGTCCTTCATCCAGAGATTACAAGCTCTCATGATAAGGTCCCTATTAAAAG GGGTGTCTGGGCTATGATCGCAGTTTTCCTAGCATACTGCACTCTCCAAGCACCTTCAAC GATACTTATTAGGCCTCATCCTGCTGTGTGGCGTTTGGTGCATGGCATGGCTGTTGTGTACCTTGTTGCTCtaacttttcttcttttccag AAACGTGATGATGCGAGGCAGTTTATGAAGCACCTTCACCCTGGTCTCGGAGTTG AACTACCAGAGAGATCATATGGTTCTGACTGCCGTATGTATGTTCCAGAAAACCCTACCAACAGATTTATTAATATTCAA GAGACATTGTTTGATGAATTTGTTATTGCCCATGTCTTGGGTTGGTGGGGTAAGGCAGTAATGATACGGAACCAACTTCTCCTATGGGTCTTGTCAGTTGGTTTTGAGCTCATGGAG CTTACATTTAGGCACATGCTGCCAAATTTTAACGAGTGTTGGTGGGACAGTATTATATTGGATATCATGATCTGTAATTGGTTTG GTATTTGGGCGGGGATGCACACAGTCCGTTACTTTGATGGCAAAACATACGAATGGGTTGGACTGAGCCGTCAGCCAAGCATTATGGGTAAG GTAAAAAGGTCATTATGTCAGTTCACACCCGCTAAATGGGATAAGGATCAATGGCATCCTTTCATGGAGCCAAGGAGATTCATCCAAGTGTTCTGTCTCTGCGTCGGTTTCATGACAGTGGAACTTAACACCTTCTTCCTGAAATTTTGTCTCTGGATTCCTCCCAGGAACCCCTTGGTTGTGTATCGGCTGATCCTTTGGTGGTTAATTGCTATCCCGGCAATTCGTGAGTACAACACCTACTTGCAAGACAG AAAACCAGTGAAGAAGGTGGGAGCTTTTTGTTGGCTTTCGTTAGCTATATGCATGGTAGAGCTGCTTATATGCATGAAGTTTGGACACG GTTTGTTTCAAG
- the LOC127773095 gene encoding CDP-diacylglycerol--serine O-phosphatidyltransferase 3-like isoform X3: MEYGSSNDQRMQDMEIWPSDGGGVEEYDPWTAWLYKPHTVSVLLAGACLLIWASGVLHPEITSSHDKVPIKRGVWAMIAVFLAYCTLQAPSTILIRPHPAVWRLVHGMAVVYLVALTFLLFQKRDDARQFMKHLHPGLGVELPERSYGSDCRMYVPENPTNRFINIQETLFDEFVIAHVLGWWGKAVMIRNQLLLWVLSVGFELMELTFRHMLPNFNECWWDSIILDIMICNWFGIWAGMHTVRYFDGKTYEWVGLSRQPSIMGKKVIMSVHTR, encoded by the exons ATGGAATATGGATCTAGTAACGATCAGAGGATGCAGGACATGGAAATATGGCcgtcggacggcggcggcgtggaggaatACGACCCGTGGACGGCTTGGCTTTACAAGCCACACACGGTCTCGGTTCTCCTTGCCGGCGCATGCCTCCTGAT CTGGGCAAGTGGGGTCCTTCATCCAGAGATTACAAGCTCTCATGATAAGGTCCCTATTAAAAG GGGTGTCTGGGCTATGATCGCAGTTTTCCTAGCATACTGCACTCTCCAAGCACCTTCAAC GATACTTATTAGGCCTCATCCTGCTGTGTGGCGTTTGGTGCATGGCATGGCTGTTGTGTACCTTGTTGCTCtaacttttcttcttttccag AAACGTGATGATGCGAGGCAGTTTATGAAGCACCTTCACCCTGGTCTCGGAGTTG AACTACCAGAGAGATCATATGGTTCTGACTGCCGTATGTATGTTCCAGAAAACCCTACCAACAGATTTATTAATATTCAA GAGACATTGTTTGATGAATTTGTTATTGCCCATGTCTTGGGTTGGTGGGGTAAGGCAGTAATGATACGGAACCAACTTCTCCTATGGGTCTTGTCAGTTGGTTTTGAGCTCATGGAG CTTACATTTAGGCACATGCTGCCAAATTTTAACGAGTGTTGGTGGGACAGTATTATATTGGATATCATGATCTGTAATTGGTTTG GTATTTGGGCGGGGATGCACACAGTCCGTTACTTTGATGGCAAAACATACGAATGGGTTGGACTGAGCCGTCAGCCAAGCATTATGG GTAAAAAGGTCATTATGTCAGTTCACACCCGCTAA